The DNA region TTTTTTGGTAAGAATAACAGCTGTAGCTGTTGCTGCAGTACCTAATAAAAGTATTCCTGCACTTGCAGCTAATATTCTTTTACGTTTTTTATCGGCCATAATTTCTCCTTTTTAAAATTTTGAATATATTCTATATTAACACTATTATATGTTTTTTTTTTTTTTCAAAAGTTTTTTAAAAAACAAAACGCACTACTGGTTTTGTATTTTACCAGTAATACGTTTTTGAATTTTGTCTATCGAAATAATGTTGGCTTTTATAGTTGATCCAGGCTCAAAAACTTCATATTGACTAGTGTTTTTGTCTAAATTTAGATCCTTAATATGAATGAAAAGGTTTTCTTTTAAACCAATATAAACAAATATACCGAAATCAGTTATATTTTCAACTGTTCCAATAACCTCTTCACCTTCACTCAAGTCTTCAAAGTTCGTTATCGAACTTTTTAAAATGAATCCTGTTTTGTCTTTTTTGATCGGTTTAACATTTGATGAAAGCGCCTTTAAAATAAGTTTTATTTCATAAATGTTAACATTATATTTTTGAGCTAAAGTATCTGCGTTTAAAGACGAAACATCAATACCTTCATCAGTTGGTATTAGCCCATTATCATTAATTATTTTTTTAGCAAGATTATATGACTCAGGGTGAATAAAAGTTTTGTCCAAATAATTATTTGTGTTAAAAATTCGTAAAAAGCCAATAGATTGCTCAAAAGTTTTTGCTCCTAACCCTTTAACTTTTTTAAGATCATTTCTATCTTTAAAATCACCGTTTTCTTGTCTATGTTTCACTATATTTTCAGCAAGTTTTGAACTAAGACCTGATATATAAGTTAAGATAGACTTTGTTGCTGAATTAACATCAACGCCGATCTCATTTACTACTTTTTGTACCTTAAAAGTAAGATAATTATCTAATTCTTTTTGATTAACATCGTGTTGATATTGACCAACACCTATTGATTTAGGGTCTATTTTTACATACTCATTGAGAGGATCTAAGAATTTTCTACCAATGTTAATTGCACTTCTTTCTTCAACAGATAAATCAGGAAATTCCTCTATAGCTACTTTTGATGCAGAATATACACTTGCACCTACTTCTGAAACAACGGTATATTTAACTGTTATTTTATTGTTTTTAATTAAGTCAGAAATAAATCTTTCTGTTTCTCTTGAGGCTGTTCCGTTTCCGATAACAATTATGTCAATATCATACTTATTAATAAGTTTTAATACTATTTCAGATGACTCTTTTATTTTTTTAAATGGTTCATGAGGGTAAATTTTATCAATAGCTAAAACATCACCATTTTTGTTCAAAGCTGCAATTTTGCACCCGTTTTTAAAACCAGGATCAATCGATAATAATCTTACATTATCGATTGCAGGAGTATTAAGTAATTTTTCTACTGAATTTGAAAAAATTTCAATTGCAGCTGTTTCAGCTTTTGCAAATAACTCATTAAAAATTTCTCTTTCAATTGATGGTAAAATCAATCTCTTTAACGAATCAATAATAGCTGGCTTAAAATTGTTTTCATTAACTTTTCTTCTATCAATCATATACAAAATATATGATATGAAATTTTCTATTTTATAGTCGAAACTTAATGAAACAATATTTAAATTAACAGCTCTATTTATGGCTAAAATATTATGATTTTTAATATATTTTATTGGAGAACTAAAATCATAATAAATTTTGAATTTCTGCCTTTCATCATTAGCGTTCTTCTTTATTTTTGTTCTTAATAATCCAAAATTATAAATTCTTTGTTTTATTTCCTCTTTTATATTAAGATCTTGAGATATTCATTGAGCTATAATATAATTCGCTTGCTCAATAGCGAATTCTACGGTTGCAACATCTTTTGTTAGATATTTTTTAGCTTCTAGTTTTATATCAAAATTGATATTTTTGTTAGTGAATATCGTTTTTGCAAGAGGTTCTAAACCAAGCTTTATTGCTTCAGTTGCTTTAGTTATTTTACCTACTTTGAAAGGTTCGTATAATGATTCTAAATCACTTTTAATATTTGTATTTTGAATCTTAACCAAAAGATCATCCGTTAAAAGATTTTTTTCTTTAAGGGTTTCAATTATTACTTCTTTTCTTTTGTTAAGTGATTCATAATATTTAAAAAACTTATCAATTTGATAAATTTGCTCTTCATTAAGACCGCCAGTAGCGCTTTGTCTATATCTAGAAATAAATGGAACAGTATCTCCATTAAAAAGCATTTCTAAAACTACTTTAACTTGCTTTTCTGTTATTTTTAATTCTTGACTAGTCGTTGTTATTGCTTGAGATTCTATATTCATAATTATTGCTTTCTATTTTTGTTTTGTGAATTTTGGATTTTATTTCTAAAATGTATTTTTTCAGGCAATGTAGTAGTTTTGAAAATTTTCATAGTTTGTTCAATATCTTCAATATTTATTGATTCAGGTAATTCTTTAGAGTAAAGAGACATGTCATTTATTTTTTCTTCTAGTTCATTTAGCTTGCAAATTATAACGTGTTCAGGAATATTGCTAATTTGAATTATTGCTTCATCAGGTAAAACAATTAATGATGCATACGGAACGTTTTTATTTAAACTTTTTATTACATTTTTGATGTGATATTCATTTTGTAAAATAGGATTATTTACAGGTATTTTTTTATTTTTCTTCTTTAAACTTAAAAAGAATTTTTTACTTCCTGCATCACCTGATATGTTTCCGTTAAAATTTTTATATTCTACAACTACTAAAAAAGAAGGTGAAACAAGAATTGAATCAACTTCATATATATGATTTTCGAATTTATAAACACCACCTTCAATATACCTAAAGTTTGTATTCTTTAAAATTTTTTTTATTCTTTCATTTGCGGCGTCTTCAAACATAAAACCTTTCTTCTTATCTTTATATCCATAAATATACTTCCATAATATATATCACACTATTAAACTTACTAAAATTAAAGTAAATAAGATCATTAATAAAATTGTTACTATTAAAAATTGTTTTTCACTCATATAAGCCCCTTTTATCTTAAAATTATAATATAAAAAATCACCTATGGTGATTTTTATTTATTTTTATCATTCATACTTGGTTTAATCATGTTTTTTGCTTTATAATTTTTAAATCCAATAACTTTAACAACAAAAGGATTAAATACTTTTTCAGTAAAACCTTGTAAGAATATATAGAATAAAGGAGCTATAAAAGTACCAATTAACATAGAAATAGTACCAGATACAACACCATTTCATGCGTATGAAGTTGCATTATTTTCAAGATTACCTAATAAATTATGTGTATATGCTTGGAAACCTTGTGTATTTGAATTTTCGAACATTAATATAGGTAATTGTTGCGCTAAACCTCTTGCTGGGTTAATAGCTGCTGTTCCACCTAAAATACCCATTCAAACACTGAATGAAATAATTGCCATAATAAATGTATCTCTATATTTACCTTCAATTCTTGGTGAAAATATAGGAACTAACAAAATTGTAGTAATTGATAATTCTACAAATACTATTCAAATTGAACCTGTAATTAATTTTGTATCAACTGAACTATTTTTAAATGGTGCAAATACTTTGTCTGCTGCTGAAATAGAGTTTATTGGCATATTTGCAACGAATTCTTGACCAACTTGACTTTTTCCAACTGCATAAATAATTAAACCAGCTAATAATGCACCAATAAATTGCATAAATATCTTAAATGAAGCATATCATCCATCATTTGTTCCATTTAAATATCTTGTTAGAGTAACTGAAGGGTTTAAATCACAACTTCATCTAAGAAATATAAATAATACTATTCCAACAGCTATAAACCCTGCGAAAAATCCTACTAAAGCAGGGTGAATTAAATATTCTTCAATAACAACTGGTTTTGCTTTCGCTAATTTAATAACTGTACTTAATCCAGCTAAAAATAATGAAAGTAAAATTGTTCCAATAACTTCTGAAAATCCGTGAATAACTCAAGTAATTAAGTCTTTTGGTTTTTCAGCATTGATTCTTGTTGATTTTTTTAAATTAAAGTAACTAAATCATGATTTAAAAAATTCTCATGAGCTTTTTAATGTAATATTGTTTTTCTGTTTGTTAACCATTTTTGATCATTCCATTTTCCATAATAATTAATGCATTGTCAAAAATACCTTTTTCTGCTGAGTCAGCATTTTCTAAAGTAACTTTTGCAATTTGTGTTAATGCTAAATCTGTTAAGAATGCTTGGTGAGATGTAATTAATACATTCGGCATCTCAATAAGTTCTTTTCATTGTGGATCTAATTTTTTAAGGTCTTCAATTCTTGCAGAAACATCTTCGTAAAATCTTCCTTCTTCTCTTTCAAGAACGTCAGTAGCAAGACCTTTAATTTTTCCTGATTTTAGCCCGTTAATAACTGCTTCTAATTCTAAAATTTCTCCACGCGCAGTATTAACAACTATGACACCATCCTTCATTTTATTTACAGCAGCTTCATCAATTAAGTACTTTGTTGAAGGCAATAAAGGACAGTGGATAGAGATAAAATCAGATTCTTCTAGCAATTTTGCTAGTGAAACAAACTCAATTCCTAATTTGTCAGCTAAATCAGGAAAATTTTCTTGTGCAAAAGCGTCAAAAACCAATACTTTAGCCCCAGTAGCTTTTGCAATTCTAATAAATGTTTGCCCAATTTTTCCTGAGCCAATAACTCCAACTACAGAGTTACCAATACATTTACCATCAAGTCCGTTTAAAGAAAAATTATATTTTTCTACTCTCTTGTTTGCTTCGATTAGATTTCTATTTAAAGCAGATAAACCTGCAAAAGCAAATTCACCAATACTTTCTGCTGAATAGTTAAAAATTCTAAAAACTTTTATACCTAATTCATTTGCGGCTGCAATATCAATTTTATTGTAACCCATTGATCTTTGGAATCAATATTTAATCCCTAATTTTGATAATACATTTAAAATTACTTTATCTCCATATGTATTAACAAATCCACAAACTGCATCAAATCCTTTTGCTAATTTTGCAGTATTCAAGTTTAAATTTTCTTTGAAAAATGTAATTTCATGTCTTCCTTCGTTATATTTTTCAAAATACTTAACATCGTAGTCTTTTGCATCAAAAAATGCTATTTTCATATTCAACTCCTAAAAAAATTATTTTAAAAATATTTTAATTTCAGCTTTTTAAAATCTTTTTATATTATATAAAAATTTACATTTTTTAATAACTGATTTTTATAATCTTAAAAATAATAAAAATTCAATAAAAAAGTTATTTACCTTATGATAAATAACTATGAAATTAGATGTAGAATAACATGTATTTTGAGCTTATTTTTGAACATTTAACTCCTTATTTAGGAGTTAAATGTTTTTTCATTTTTTATTTATAGAAGTCTGCACTTTTTTGAAAAAAAGTGGCAAAAAACTTAAGCAAAAAAATTTTTTTATTTTTTTGCTTTTTTAAATTTATAAATTTACGCATTTTTTCTAAATTTCCCTACATCAAAAGAGCAATTTTTATTTTTAAAATTTTCATAAAAAATATTAAAATTATTATGCATCAATTCTTATATCATCATTGATGCTTCTGTGCAATGCTCGGAGTATGCTTAAGTATTCGGACATGATTTTATTAGCTTCAAGATTACTATCTTGGGCATTCACGGAAATACTATTAAATTTTGAGATATATAATTCAAGAGTTTTAAAAAACGAATTTGTTTTATTATGGATAAATGCTAGTTTCCCTACGGCTGGAATAGAGTAATCTAATCCTTTCTCTAAAGCTCACATTTCTGTTAAACTTAGATATTTTCCGTTAGGTTCCTTAGCAAAGTATTTTTTATCATTATATTTAAAATACAAATTATCATCCGAAGAATGCACTAATAAAACGTCAGAATTATAAGGGAAGATAATTCTTTTGTTATACATATCAAAGGCTGCGTAATTTTTACCTTGGTATCTAACAACACCATTTAAAACTTTTCTATTAATCTCTAAATCAACGGCTCAATTGCCGTTTTTCTTTCCCTCTTTTTGAAAAACATTTTGTTTAGAAATTATTTTTTTATTCCTGATATTGTAATAATTTTGAAATACTTCATTATTTTTCTTCAAATCATCAATATTTTTATATCCGTTTTCGTGAATAAGTAACGGATATTGGTCTAGTGATGTCCTAAAAGATCTTTCAACATGTGGTTTATGTTTTGGATTTGATGAACTTAGTACTTCTATTCCCTTTTTATTTAAAACTTTTTCAAAGACTGTTTGTGTGTTTTCGCTTCCTCAAAAACTTCTTCTTTTATCAGTATAGATTTTCTTTGGGAATCCATACTTTTTAAATACAATTTCTAGTAGTCTTTGATATCCTAATGTTGTTTCTTGTTCTTCGAATCATGCTGCTAACAATGTTCCTGTTGCTACATCTATTGCATGATAAAGATATAATGGTTTATCATTTTTCAAGTATGGTTCAAGTTGTGCATCAATCTCAACAATTTCGCCGAATTTTAGATTTTTCTTTAGATTTAAAACTTGTCTTTGTTTTTCGTTTTGTTTAATCTGTTGATAATAATTTTTTAATATCAATGTTATATCTTCTGAGGTTTTTTTCTTTGATAATCTTGCAACCCTTCTTCCTCTCTTGGTTGTATGTATATTAAATAAACCTAATTGATTAAATCTCTTAACTAAAGTTTTGTAAGAAATTTTTTCTCTTATAAAAGAACCATACTCAGAATTGAAGTATGTTTTAATTGAAAGTTGATTATTTGTTAGATCTCTATTCAAAATAAACTGACATGTTTCTAAATAATTTTTAAAGACTAATTCTATTTCTGCATCAGTTATTTTGTAATTTCTTTGATGATATTTATTTTTATGTGAGACAACAATTTCTTTTTTGCTTTTAATAACTTTTTTATATCTTTTTACAGTTGATAAACTAAGGTTTGTAATCAAGCTAAGATAAGATAAAGATTTTTCGATATTTTCAGCAATCAATTTTAAAGATTGTTGTTTTTTTATTTCAAATTTTGTTAAATTTTTATACTTAAATAAGTTGTGTGTTATTTTCATAAATAACTTATACCACTTTCTTGTTAAATAGGCTCATTTTATATGAGATTAATATGTGGCTCAAAATATATGTTATTACACAGTTATTTACCTTATGATAAATAACTATGAAATTAGATATTTTTTTATATAATATTTTTGAGCCGACATCGAGATTATAAGTAACTCATTGTCAAACTACCTTCAGAAATGAAGGTTATTTTTTTACTTTATATTTAAGTTTTTCTAAAATTTTTATGACGTACTCATCCATTTTATCACTTAAATAAATCTCAAATTTATTATTTTGTACATTTGAAAAAGCGTGTTCGTCTAGCGTTTTAAGAGATGAAGGAAGAAAAATTTTCTTTAATGAAGTTAAATTATTCAAAAAGTCAGCAGGAAGATTTTCGACGCCGTCAGGTATGATAATTTCTTTAATATTTTTATTAAATGAAATATCATGCATTTTGAATTTTGTATTAGGATGGAATGTAATAGTACTATGAATTTTTTTTGGGATACTAATTATATTTGAAAAATTATTACTATAAAGGATACCTCCATAACTCTGATATCAATAATTTCCTGGTTCAACATTAATTTTTGTTAAATTATCTACATCAATTGAACCTTTTCAATCCTCAATAATTTTTACTGTTTTAGGAAGTGTAATTTCGCTATTTTCATATTTTTTTGGCACAACCAATAATGTTTGCATATCTTTTGTATATAAAACACCATCTTTAGACGCAAAGTGTTGATTTTTAGGACTTACTTCAAATCATTTAACTTTATGTGTTCCACCTGAATAATCAATTCTCTCAATATTTTCTCCTATGTAAAGTCTTTCTGTTGTATCTAAAACGTTTTGTGAAATACTTACAACTTTATGAGCTTCATCAATTGATTCAAGCGGTTTTAATAAATCTTTTTTATCTGTATCTATATTTCTAAAAGCAGAAAAACCTCTATTATATTCATATTCAAAACCTTCTATGGCCTTATGTGCATCAATTACTTGATAAGCTCTATGCCATCTTGAAAAACCTTCACCAGATCCTTTAAAGTTAACATTTCCTCCCCAAGTTGGATCAGAATGGAAAAAGCTATTAGTTTCATCATCGTAAACTAAATTTCATTGGTGATCACCATACTCTGATCAACCAATAACTACAACATTCTTAACATTTATTGAATCTAACATTGCTTTATATAAATTGCTATAACCACCACAAACAGCAAATTTTTTTTCAAAAGCCATTTTAGGATCAATCGCTGCTTGTACGTTTCCGTTATGTGCATATTTTAAATTAGAGTGAATTCAATCATATATAACTCTAATTTTTTCTATTCTGGTATTCGCTTTATCTTTTGCATTATTTAATATTTCTTGTGTTTTTTCTGCAATGAAATCCTTATGAGCTTTTTGATAATCATGCTTGTAATAATCATTAATTGAATCTACAGAAAATAAACTCATAAAATACTTTGCTTCTTCATTTATTTGAATATTTTCATTAACTCTTTGCCCATAATCATTTGGACTTGTGTTTGAATTTTTAGAACCTTCGCTAACCAATAAATCTTCCTTGGTATAACTAACATTTGCTGCCTTTTCGTAATTTGTTTTGACTTCATTAAATATTTTTTCAAGCTCTGTCTTTTGTTTTGAATAATATTCGTCTATTTTTATGTATTGTTTTGTTACAACATTGTAATATGTCTCGTTAATAATATTTTCCAATTGATCTTTATACTCTTTATATTTTAGTTCTTTTAAGTTTTTATCTATGAAAGATGAAACGGAATCTTTTAGTTCTAAATAATTTTCTTGAGGATTATTTTTTGACTCTATTTCTTTTTTCTTTTCTTCTTTGTTTGCAATATTAGTTGGTTTTTTATCATCTTTTTTATTATTTATAACTTCAGTAGGAATGGTTTTATTTTGTTTTTTGTTATCACTTGTTTTCGAAGGACTGGTTGATACTTTTGTTGGATTAATATTTTCTTGTCTTTTAGAAGTATTTTCCTTATCTGTTTCTGATTTAAGAACTGGTTGATTATTTTTTGAGGAATCATCAGTGTTTGTTTTATTTTTATCATTTTTAACAACTTCGTTATTTTGTATGTTGCAAGAAGTTACTGATAACAATGATGCTGACAATATTAAAAATCCCGCTAATTTCTTTTTCATTTTTCTCCTTAATTTAATAATAATTAATTATATATAATTTAAGAAAAAAAACAAAAAAATGGCATATTTGCCATTTTTTTCTATTTTTTGAATTTAAACTCTTCTGGATATGTATTCAATGATTGAGGGAATAAATTAGTTTTCATATTTGGATAAAGTTTTTTCAAAGCTTCACGATAAGAATTTTTTTGATTTTCGCCACCACCATAAATTAAATCATATTCTGGTAGTTTATAATCCGGTCCATATAAACCTTTATAATCAAAACCTTCTGATCTAAAAGCCGCAAACATTCCGGTTCTAGCTGCACCATTACCAGAGTGAAAAATTCCTACTAGTTCATTTTTCTGATTCCTAAATGATGATCCTGATGATCCACCATAAGGCACGTAACTTTTTGATAAGTAGTTTAGACCAAATGCAATTAACTTGTCATTTCCAGATTGGTAGAAATCATCACCGGTATGAGTTGCAGAAATGAAAGCATCTAATACTCCAGGTTTGTTAGTGAAAGTTCTATAACCTAGTTGTGAAGATAAATAATTTCCTAAATCTTTATACTCTTTTGTGTATTCATTTTTATGTCAGTAAAATTCTGGATTAGAATTAGTTCATAAAGAATTGGTTTCTCTTCTATTTCCTCACCTATCATCATTAGGTATTGGATCACCATTTTCATTTAAAAGAAAATAATCTTCAAAAGAAGCTGGATAACCTAATGCATAAAGGTTATCACCTAAATATTCTTTTTTATCACTTTCTTTTTTGAGCATTGGTCTATCTATTTGTGAATAATCACTTAAATAAGAAGTGGTTTTGAATCTTATGTGATTTTGTTCATCATTTGCATAATTATATGTTATAAATTTTGCAAATTCTGAAGGCTTATTCATAATGTCGTCATATTCGTTATCAATAACTCTCGAAGGATTATTTGATAAAGCCCATATTTGACTTGAGTTTATATTATTAAAATCAAATTCTAAAACAGCAAAATCTGCATATTCTTCTAAGTTTTTATATTTTCCTTTCTGAGTTGCTGTTAAATAATCTGAAGGCTTAGAATTAAGAAAGTCTTTTGCTTGAAAAACTTTTTTAACTAAACCTTGCCTAATTAATGGTTGATCAAAATAAAATCTTTCAATATCTTCATCATCATTAACTGTTGAAAATTCTTTATCAAAGTTAGCATCTTCTCTTATTTTAGTTATCATAACCTTAATTGTATCGTCTCTAAAAGCATCGGCAACGTGTAAATTTGTTCCAAAATATCATTTTGTAGGATATGACCCATCTTCTTTTTTCTCAAAATCTAGAATTCACATCGTTCCAAATGTACCATAAGAGTGACCATCTTTAGGATTAGTAAATTCAACACTGTATGTTTGTTTTGCTATTTTTTTATAATGATCGTTAACAAGATTTCTAGCTAACCCACTGTAACGTCATTGATTTCTACCTATAGAATCTGATCTAACAGGTGCTTTATCAACCTCTTTGCCTTCTGAAAGACTTAGTCCTTCAAATTCTCCTTGATCATTAAATTTAGGTAATGTAAAACCTTTTAGATAGCTTGACTCATATGAATCAACGCCGATTTCTTTAGCTTTTTTATCAAAATCTAAAATAGCTTTTTTAGAATTTAAATTAATATCTTTATGATAGTCAGTTGGGCTAATCCCTTTAAATTTCAAATGATTAGATAAAGCTCTTAAATAAGTAATATTTTCAATATCAAACCTGTCTTTATGAGATAAAGATGAATAAATAACATAATCTTGATCAAGAGGTTCATATGGTTCTAATTGTATATTGAAATTATGGTCAGGAGTTCCGTTTTTTGGGTTGTTTCTAAATCCGTTGAAGGTAAATTTTCTTACTATTTTACTATCAGGGTTGTTCTTATTTTCAAATTCAACAATTATACCGATAGCTCCAAGCCAATCAGATACCTTTTGGTCTTTTTGTTCGATAAAATGGTCAATTGATTTAATTGAATAATTAAAGAGACTTGAATTTCCGCCGGAAACACTAATTTGCAAATCATCCAGTTTTAATTCTGAAGGATAAATTTGTAATCTATCAGTTGTTGTTTTAGAAAAAGAAACTAAATTAGCACTTATCTCACCTAATTCATCCATTTCAAATTCAAAATCTTTTTCAACAATATTTGAATTGTATTTCTTGTCTTCTTTAGAATATGTTAATTGTATATTAATATTATCAGATTCAAGTTTTGATAATGTAAACTCACCAATAAAAAGGCCTTTTTCATTTCTTAATGAGTTAAGAGTTACTTTTTCATTTTTATTTATAATCAAATAAAAATTTGAAAGTGTTTTTATATCTATTTCTTGATTAGATGTAAATCAAAAAGTAATTTTTCTTGAATTTTTAGATAGTTGGGCAAGGCCAAAGTTGTTGAAAACATGGTCTTCTAAATTGATAGTTTCTATTTCATTAATAGATCAGTTGTTATTTATTTTAGGATTATCGCTCCCGTTTACGATATCCTTACTAGGTTTTTCAATTGGTTTGGGTTTTGGTTGCATATTTGTAGAATTATTATCAGAAGGGTTATTATTATTATTGTTGTTGTTGTTATCAGTAGAATTATTATTTGTATTGTTTGATCTCTTAACATCACAAGACACACTTACAGAAAGGGTTGTTAAAACAAAAGGCAAAGATAAAAGTCCAAAGGACTTTCAAATTTTTTTAGTATTTTTTCTCATAGAATTATTTTTCTAATTTTCCTTGATTTTCCAATTCTTCATCAGTAGGAATATCCAAGTTAGAACCTATATATTGGAAAATTTCGGGACTTTGTTTAAGGTATTTACCTTCAAGAATTCTAATAACACTATCCACAGTGTCTTCAAGTGGAACGAATACCCCAGGAGCTTTTGTAAAATGTTCAGTCATGAAAAAGTTTTGAGTGAAGAAGTTTTCAAGTTGTAATGCTTTTCTAACTGTGTTTTTACTTTCTTCATCAAGTTCATCAAATCCTAGAATTAAAATAACATCTTCTAAATCTTTGTATGCCTTTAAAACTCTCTTGGCTTCAACTATGGCATCAAAATGTTTTTTACCTAATAATTCAGCACTAACTGAGTTTGATTGACTAGCAAGAGGGTCAAAAGCTGGGAAAATATTTTTTGCTGATTGAGCACGTGAAAGAACCAAACTTCCATCAAGGTGATTAAATACAGCAACAGCAGACGGATCAGATAAATCATCCATTGGTAAGAACATTGT from Mycoplasmopsis canis PG 14 includes:
- the mip gene encoding Ig-specific serine endopeptidase MIP; this translates as MRKNTKKIWKSFGLLSLPFVLTTLSVSVSCDVKRSNNTNNNSTDNNNNNNNNNPSDNNSTNMQPKPKPIEKPSKDIVNGSDNPKINNNWSINEIETINLEDHVFNNFGLAQLSKNSRKITFWFTSNQEIDIKTLSNFYLIINKNEKVTLNSLRNEKGLFIGEFTLSKLESDNINIQLTYSKEDKKYNSNIVEKDFEFEMDELGEISANLVSFSKTTTDRLQIYPSELKLDDLQISVSGGNSSLFNYSIKSIDHFIEQKDQKVSDWLGAIGIIVEFENKNNPDSKIVRKFTFNGFRNNPKNGTPDHNFNIQLEPYEPLDQDYVIYSSLSHKDRFDIENITYLRALSNHLKFKGISPTDYHKDINLNSKKAILDFDKKAKEIGVDSYESSYLKGFTLPKFNDQGEFEGLSLSEGKEVDKAPVRSDSIGRNQWRYSGLARNLVNDHYKKIAKQTYSVEFTNPKDGHSYGTFGTMWILDFEKKEDGSYPTKWYFGTNLHVADAFRDDTIKVMITKIREDANFDKEFSTVNDDEDIERFYFDQPLIRQGLVKKVFQAKDFLNSKPSDYLTATQKGKYKNLEEYADFAVLEFDFNNINSSQIWALSNNPSRVIDNEYDDIMNKPSEFAKFITYNYANDEQNHIRFKTTSYLSDYSQIDRPMLKKESDKKEYLGDNLYALGYPASFEDYFLLNENGDPIPNDDRWGNRRETNSLWTNSNPEFYWHKNEYTKEYKDLGNYLSSQLGYRTFTNKPGVLDAFISATHTGDDFYQSGNDKLIAFGLNYLSKSYVPYGGSSGSSFRNQKNELVGIFHSGNGAARTGMFAAFRSEGFDYKGLYGPDYKLPEYDLIYGGGENQKNSYREALKKLYPNMKTNLFPQSLNTYPEEFKFKK